The bacterium genome window below encodes:
- a CDS encoding polymer-forming cytoskeletal protein gives MGWFGFGESKAMGRVETLVGQEASLRGSYNAKHTIHVEGEIYGNVTSEDGIIIGLRGMVRGNLTARSILIGGRVKGNISASQRIELQATAQVEGDLSAPVLVIEEGAVFEGNCAMEDADKVVDLQKVKEN, from the coding sequence ATGGGATGGTTCGGTTTCGGTGAGTCCAAGGCCATGGGCCGGGTCGAGACCCTGGTCGGCCAGGAAGCGTCGCTTCGGGGAAGTTACAACGCCAAACACACCATCCATGTGGAAGGCGAGATCTACGGGAACGTCACCAGCGAGGACGGCATCATCATCGGGCTCCGCGGGATGGTCCGCGGCAACCTGACCGCCCGTTCCATCCTCATCGGAGGCCGGGTGAAGGGCAACATCAGCGCCTCCCAAAGGATCGAGCTCCAGGCCACCGCCCAGGTGGAGGGGGACCTTTCGGCTCCCGTGCTGGTCATCGAAGAAGGGGCCGTCTTCGAGGGCAATTGCGCCATGGAGGACGCCGACAAGGTGGTGGACCTTCAGAAGGTGAAGGAGAACTGA
- a CDS encoding alpha/beta fold hydrolase, producing the protein MKIGFEAQKGPVGVLLIHGLSGTPGEMKPLGDYLAAKDFTVLGPWLKGHDTNPRDLARTDWTDWAASVREAYDHLKGRCDKLYVAGLSMGGLQALHLAAQVPVAGVIAMSTPVRIDDFRFKGIAFFRFLQWWTSNLTGGILDPQAPPHVTYPYVMTKSLYDLKKFMDLVRGELPRIQAPVLVVQGRKDSMVPPGNAQLLHQWLGSPHKDLLYLDRSDHVVTMDFDKDILYERVFQFLRSAS; encoded by the coding sequence GGGCCCGGTCGGGGTCCTTCTCATCCACGGTCTTTCCGGGACCCCGGGGGAGATGAAGCCCCTGGGGGACTACCTGGCGGCCAAGGATTTCACCGTCCTGGGCCCTTGGCTTAAAGGGCATGACACCAACCCCCGGGACCTGGCCCGGACCGATTGGACCGATTGGGCCGCGAGCGTTCGGGAGGCTTACGACCACCTGAAGGGCCGTTGCGACAAGCTCTACGTGGCCGGTCTTTCCATGGGGGGCTTGCAGGCCCTGCACCTGGCGGCGCAGGTCCCGGTGGCGGGGGTGATCGCCATGTCCACCCCTGTCCGGATCGATGACTTCCGTTTCAAGGGGATCGCTTTTTTCCGTTTCCTCCAATGGTGGACCTCCAACCTGACCGGCGGCATCCTCGATCCCCAGGCGCCGCCCCACGTGACCTATCCCTATGTGATGACCAAGAGCCTCTACGACCTCAAGAAGTTCATGGACCTGGTCCGTGGCGAGCTGCCCCGCATCCAAGCCCCGGTCCTGGTCGTCCAGGGCCGCAAGGATTCCATGGTGCCCCCCGGCAATGCCCAACTGCTTCACCAATGGCTGGGGTCCCCCCATAAGGACCTACTCTACCTGGACCGCTCGGACCATGTGGTGACCATGGACTTCGATAAGGACATCCTTTATGAAAGGGTTTTCCAGTTCCTCCGGTCCGCCTCCTGA
- a CDS encoding M23 family metallopeptidase, whose protein sequence is MSPKLRSYFRKKMTFMVVPHDGGKPYQLKTHLFLVQSMALLFIGLLALAGYVVSRHVDYELARLTQKKFESNMRDILKEVDTNRSILGRISLMDSQFRKLLKLGDKKEVVSQFAGMGGPTEEESARFSQLLQEKNDELARKVEANLKLTHQQAVKQEASFKEISSYLNKQSSILAATPSLWPVKGWITSGFGRRASPLTGEPGRHMGVDIANEVNTPIRAAADGIVTYAGWEAGYGRLVAIEHGYGYSTRYGHCARIEVKVGDEVKRGQVVGYMGSTGHSTGSHVHYEVRVHGVPVDPEKYLPKVD, encoded by the coding sequence TTGTCGCCTAAACTGCGCTCCTACTTCCGCAAAAAGATGACCTTCATGGTGGTCCCCCATGACGGCGGGAAACCCTACCAATTGAAGACCCATCTTTTCCTGGTCCAGTCCATGGCCCTCCTGTTCATCGGCCTCCTGGCGCTGGCCGGTTACGTCGTTTCCCGACACGTCGATTACGAACTGGCCCGGCTGACCCAGAAGAAATTCGAGTCCAACATGCGGGACATCCTCAAGGAAGTGGACACCAACCGGTCGATCCTGGGCCGGATCTCCCTGATGGATTCCCAGTTCCGCAAGCTCCTCAAGTTGGGCGATAAGAAGGAAGTGGTCTCCCAATTCGCGGGGATGGGCGGGCCCACGGAAGAGGAATCGGCCCGGTTCTCCCAACTGCTCCAGGAGAAGAACGACGAATTGGCCCGCAAAGTGGAGGCCAACCTCAAGCTGACCCACCAGCAAGCGGTCAAACAGGAAGCCAGCTTCAAGGAGATCAGCAGCTACCTCAACAAACAGAGTTCCATCCTGGCGGCCACGCCCTCCCTTTGGCCGGTCAAGGGCTGGATCACCTCCGGGTTCGGGAGGCGGGCCTCGCCCCTCACCGGCGAGCCGGGCCGGCACATGGGGGTGGATATCGCCAACGAGGTCAATACGCCCATCCGGGCCGCCGCCGACGGCATCGTGACCTACGCGGGCTGGGAAGCGGGCTATGGCCGCTTGGTCGCCATCGAACACGGTTATGGTTACAGCACCCGTTACGGGCACTGCGCCCGTATCGAGGTGAAGGTGGGGGATGAGGTCAAACGGGGCCAGGTGGTGGGTTATATGGGTTCCACGGGCCACAGCACGGGGAGCCACGTCCATTACGAGGTCCGCGTCCACGGCGTGCCGGTGGACCCGGAGAAATACTTGCCGAAGGTCGATTGA
- a CDS encoding aminotransferase class V-fold PLP-dependent enzyme, which translates to MPKNASREPKPIYLDCAATTKQKPPQVLKAVVRYATEVGVSHGRGTYAAGIAANQLVFETRQALARLFNVPRSERILFTKNVTEAVNTALKGFLKKGDHVVLSGVEHNAVIRPLNKLKADRGIDYTLVPASATGRLNPYDFEAALKPETRLVCLTHASNVTGTLGPIAEVGAICAKKGVAFLVDAAQTGGTTPLDMKAARISFLCFTGHKGLMGPTGTGGLAVDPAFDLDSFIEGGTGSNSDKEEQPTQWPDKFESGTQNYWGLAGLKAAVDFLLKTSVQAVRRKEESLTAQFLKGLEKVPGLKLYGLPWGAEKDRVAVVSLNIEGRDPSEVGYELEQRFGIMTRVGLHCAPLAHRAIGTYPTGTVRFSFGFYNKPAEVDKAVKALKELTKK; encoded by the coding sequence ATGCCCAAGAACGCTTCACGCGAACCGAAACCCATCTACCTGGATTGCGCGGCCACGACCAAACAGAAACCGCCGCAGGTCCTCAAAGCGGTGGTGCGCTACGCCACCGAGGTGGGGGTCTCCCACGGACGGGGCACCTACGCGGCGGGCATCGCGGCCAACCAACTGGTCTTCGAGACCCGGCAGGCCCTGGCCCGGCTTTTCAATGTCCCCAGGTCCGAACGCATCCTCTTCACCAAGAACGTGACCGAGGCCGTGAATACGGCCCTGAAAGGGTTCCTCAAGAAGGGTGACCACGTGGTCCTGTCGGGGGTGGAGCATAACGCCGTCATCCGGCCCCTGAACAAGCTCAAGGCGGACCGGGGGATCGACTACACGCTTGTCCCGGCGTCGGCGACCGGCCGTTTGAACCCCTATGATTTCGAGGCGGCCCTCAAGCCCGAAACCCGGCTCGTTTGCCTGACCCACGCCTCCAACGTGACGGGGACCCTGGGGCCCATCGCCGAGGTGGGGGCGATCTGCGCCAAGAAGGGCGTCGCCTTCCTGGTGGACGCGGCCCAGACCGGGGGCACCACCCCGCTGGACATGAAGGCCGCCCGGATCAGCTTCCTTTGCTTCACCGGCCACAAAGGCCTGATGGGTCCGACCGGGACCGGGGGATTGGCGGTGGACCCGGCCTTCGATCTGGATTCCTTCATCGAGGGCGGGACCGGGTCCAACAGCGACAAGGAAGAACAACCCACCCAATGGCCGGACAAGTTCGAGAGCGGCACCCAGAACTATTGGGGGTTGGCCGGGTTGAAAGCCGCCGTGGACTTCTTATTAAAAACGAGTGTCCAGGCCGTCCGGCGGAAAGAGGAATCTTTAACGGCCCAGTTCCTCAAGGGGCTCGAGAAGGTACCGGGACTCAAGCTCTATGGCTTGCCCTGGGGGGCCGAAAAGGACCGGGTCGCCGTTGTTTCCTTGAATATCGAAGGAAGGGACCCGTCCGAAGTGGGCTATGAATTGGAACAACGCTTCGGCATCATGACGCGGGTGGGGCTCCATTGCGCGCCCCTGGCCCATCGTGCCATCGGGACCTACCCGACGGGAACGGTACGGTTCAGTTTCGGGTTCTACAACAAGCCCGCCGAGGTCGACAAAGCGGTCAAGGCCCTCAAGGAGTTGACGAAGAAATGA